AAGCGAAGCACTTGAGGTTTCCGGCTGTGGTTCGTCAACACCACCCTTTCTGGTCTGGCGCCCTTGGGGTTTCTCTGGCCCTACCGGGGCTTGCCAAGAAGATTCAAATTACATTACCTCCCAATTCGTCGCGTCGTACGCCTGGTACGTTACGTTGCTATCCGAAGATAGCGTGGTGGACGTGTCCACGCCGGCGCCGAGGTTGTCGCCGGACGCGGGAAATATCTGGAGGGTCTTCGCGCCGTTGTTGATGACCAGTATCTTCAGCCCTGCGGCGGCGGTGGGCAAAGTCACCGTGTCGTTGTTGTTCGCGCACGTTGCCACCTCGTTGACCTCCGACGTCAAGGTGCCCTGGCCCTGCGTCTGCGTAGTGGAGGCCGTGAGGCCCGCATCAACATCGCGCGTAATCGGCGAACCCATCACAAGGCCAGTGTCACAAACTATGCCGGTAGAGTCGAACTGCGCTCTTATTTGGCCGTCTACGATGGCCATCAACGCCTGCCCCTTCGAGCTGTAAGCGAAGCCCGTGTCGGCATCGGACACCACGATTGACGGCTCGGTAGAACTGCCCGCAGGAAATCGAACATCGTTCGCCGTAATCCTGCAGACTTCCACGCCGTCCACTCCCCAAACGATATGCTTTCCGTTCGACAAAAAGAACATGCCGCTATCGGCATCGGGGCCTACGAGAGCCGGCGTTCCCGCCGCGCCAGCGGGCATAGTTAGCGCCCCGGTCATGGTGTCGCCCGACTCGTTCACGTAGCGGGCATCGGCCACGGGCTGAGTCGTGCCGATGGGCGGAATAAGGCGCGTCTCGCCTAGAGTGGATACGGCGATGCCGATCACGATGCCCCCAGCGAAGACAACCATCCCAACGCTAAACCTCAGAAAAGCGATTGCTCTTTCCATAGTTGGCCTCCTACAGGATGCGCTTGCCGCGCTCGATGACCAGGTCGGCCGTGCCGCTCTCGGTCGCGTGCTTGATCTGCTGCACGGGCTCGTTCGCGATCTCGACGGCGCCGCCGGCGGGAATCTCGATCTTGCCCGTCGTGTAGTTCGTCATGGCCGAGCCGTCGTCGTCGTTCGAGATGGGAGTGATCCGGACCCGGACGGAGCCGTGGTTATGCACCGTCACGAAGTTCCATTCCGACTGCGTGCCGGCGAGGTCCGTGGCTGTGGCCGTCGTCGTGGTTGATACCGCGCAGCGCAATCCTTACGCGCTGCGGGGGAAAATTGTGGCGGCGCGGCTCGACGACTACGTTACCATCAAGCGTCTTATCGAGCAGGACGGGCGCTTTCACATAGTCGCCGACAACCCAATGCCCGAGTTCCGCTCGCTTGAGCTCGATTTTCGCGGAGGCAATCCCGTCCTTGGTTGCGTCATTGGCCTCGCGAAAAAGACGTGAGAAAGGGAAAGCCGCACATCGTCCCCGACAGGCCAAGAAAATAAGCCCAACTTGCACGCCGCCGTAGCGGCTATGCTATCCTCTTTCTCGATGACGCGGTCATTCAGTGTTTTCATGGCAGTAACCCCATATCGAATAGGAAGCCTTAGCGTATGAAAAATGCGCATCTTATGCTCCTTTTTACGACCTTGTCCATCCTCGTATGGGGCGTTGCGGGCATCTTTGGGAAGCTTGCCTTCCATAAGAAAATGCTTCCGTTTTCCGTTTTTCTGGCCCAAGTGATTGTGTATCTGGTTGCCGGTTCTGTTTTAGTGCTTCTTTCGACTCGCATCGAAAGCATCTCACCGTGGCGCTCCCCATGGAACATTTACGGTTGGTTTTCGGGAATGGCGATGATGCTGGGCCTTTTGTTTTTTACCCTAGCGCTTCACAAAGGACAAGCTGTCGTCGTGGTGCCGCTTACGGCGCTCTATTGCGGCGTGTCTCTTGTGCTTGGTTATGTGGTTTTGGGAGAGCGGCCGACGCCCCTGCAATGGCTCGGCATCGCCTTGGCGCTTGTAAGCGTGGCGCTGATTCTCTCGGGTCCTCTCACAAGCACCGCCCAAGCAAAGTAGGCGTCAGGATCGGCCGGCGCGAAGCCGCACTACAAGAATAGAACGCTCCTATACTACGTAGGAAAAGCCCAGCCCCGCTTCCGCGTTGCCGTAAACCGCACCCCCCGTTTCCTCAAATACTTGAAGAAAATATCCGGAGGCACCGCGAGCTCTGGAACCACCACGCCTTTTGCCGAGATCTCGCCGTTTGCGAGCATTTGCGCGGCAATGGAGAGGGGCGAGCCGACGCTGATTTCCAGGCCGATTCCCCAGGCAGGCTTTCCGGACGTGTGACTGTCCATGAGCCACGTTACCCTTTTTCCGTCTTCCGTGCCTTTCACGATGACGCGCGTGATTTTATGTTGCTTGCGCTTGCCGATGGGCCGAGGAGCCGGCTGGGACATGACCACGTGGTCCAGCACGTCAATCGGTCGAACCTTTACGCCTCCCGCCTGGATGGGAACGTGTGAGCCCATGCCCACATCGCGTAGGAACCGCACCCGGTCGATGAACTCGGGATTGAACGCAATTTTGAAGCTCACTTCTCTCACGCCTTTTCGCTTAAAGGAAAGAGGGAGCGTTGCGACTTCCGAGTGGATGGTGTACATGGGACGGCACAGGCCGACGGGAGCGGGGAAGCGATACGGCTCATAGCCGGACATGGGCTCTATGAACTTGAACTTGCCTCTGGTAAAGACAGCGGGCTCGTAGGCGAATTCTTCCATGATGGTTTTCATGGAGTAGGCTGACTTAAGGGGAGGTTTAAACCGATAGCGCGTTTGGTCGACGAGGCCTACGCGCACGTGGATTTCGCGCACCTTATCGAGACGGTCCGCTGCGTCGCGGGCAAGAAGATTGGTGATCCCGGGAGCATTCCCCATGCATAGGAGCGCCGTGCGCCCGGCGGCCTTGAAGCGGCGGTTGAGCTTAAGCTGCTTGCGCGCCACGTGAAACAACCCGCCCAGGTCAATGTAGTGCGCCCGTGCCGCAAGCGCCGCGTCCATGACAGAAAGATTGAATTCGTAAGGGACGCTGTTGATGACGGCGAAGGCGCCCCGCAGGGCCCTGGTGGTTGATGCTTTGTCCCGGACATTGACGGGGGCGGCCCTGACGCGCGGCGAGCGGAGCGAAGCGGCCAGCGCTTTTGCCTTGGCGTAATCGTAATCCGCAATGACGATTTTGTCCGCGGGCGGGCAGGTCTCCGCCATGTCCTTGACGATGACGCTGCCGATGGCGCCTGCGCCGCCGAGCACCACGTACTTCATAGGCTGTTGTTCATCCTATGCATGATTTTGCCGCGGACAAAACAGACAAACACGCATCCTTCGCCGCTTGAAACACGCACCGTACCGCTGCCGCGAGAGACTCCAGCCATTTTCCCAGCGCTTCCCCCGGCCGCCCAGCACCTGCTTGAGCAAAGCCGAAGGGAGGGGAAAAACAACGGCTTCTTCAAAGATGCTTCAGACCGAAAAATCCCAGCCTTTTTTCTTGCTCGCCACGACCCGCATCCTTCGCTTCTTGAGGTGCTTGTAAAAAGGCTTCGGGGGCACGGCACGTTCCGGAGGAAAGACGCCCTTCACCGTAATCTCTCCGTTCGCAATCATCTGTGCGGCGATGGCGGGAGGCGAGCCGGTAGAAATATCCACGCCGATACCCCAGGACGGCATGCCGGTCGCGTGGCAATCCATGACCCAGGTCACTTTCTTCCCTCGCTCCGTGCCTTTTACGATGGCCCGCTCGACGTCATACTCCTTGGGCTTGCTGATGGCCTTGGGCGAA
The DNA window shown above is from Acidobacteriota bacterium and carries:
- a CDS encoding EamA family transporter codes for the protein MSILVWGVAGIFGKLAFHKKMLPFSVFLAQVIVYLVAGSVLVLLSTRIESISPWRSPWNIYGWFSGMAMMLGLLFFTLALHKGQAVVVVPLTALYCGVSLVLGYVVLGERPTPLQWLGIALALVSVALILSGPLTSTAQAK
- a CDS encoding saccharopine dehydrogenase NADP-binding domain-containing protein translates to MKYVVLGGAGAIGSVIVKDMAETCPPADKIVIADYDYAKAKALAASLRSPRVRAAPVNVRDKASTTRALRGAFAVINSVPYEFNLSVMDAALAARAHYIDLGGLFHVARKQLKLNRRFKAAGRTALLCMGNAPGITNLLARDAADRLDKVREIHVRVGLVDQTRYRFKPPLKSAYSMKTIMEEFAYEPAVFTRGKFKFIEPMSGYEPYRFPAPVGLCRPMYTIHSEVATLPLSFKRKGVREVSFKIAFNPEFIDRVRFLRDVGMGSHVPIQAGGVKVRPIDVLDHVVMSQPAPRPIGKRKQHKITRVIVKGTEDGKRVTWLMDSHTSGKPAWGIGLEISVGSPLSIAAQMLANGEISAKGVVVPELAVPPDIFFKYLRKRGVRFTATRKRGWAFPT
- a CDS encoding S24 family peptidase, which gives rise to MPARSVAVAVVVVDTAQRNPYALRGKIVAARLDDYVTIKRLIEQDGRFHIVADNPMPEFRSLELDFRGGNPVLGCVIGLAKKT